A window from Podospora bellae-mahoneyi strain CBS 112042 chromosome 1 map unlocalized CBS112042p_1, whole genome shotgun sequence encodes these proteins:
- the CSR1_1 gene encoding phosphatidylinositol transfer protein csr1 (EggNog:ENOG503Q3ZN; COG:O), whose amino-acid sequence MFRPLLPRGCSALPRPSSLFHQLPTAPFSSTFSSSIQSNIRNSVRAFSVSSINMAPQVFFKVSWSGPTGFDSQGRPNNEIAEQEGTIKFNLYDEVVPITTRNFRELCTGQNGFGYKGSSFHRIIPDFMLQGGDFTRGNGTGGKSIYGEKFADENFQIKHTRPGLLSMANAGPNTNGSQFFITTVKTSWLDGRHVVFGEVADDESMRVVKLLEATGSGSGAIKPGLKKPTIEDSGEIN is encoded by the exons ATGTTTCGACCCCTCCTACCCCGCGGTTGCTCTGCTCTTCCTCGaccttcctccctctttcaCCAACTTCCCACTGCTCCATTCTCTTCCACCTTTTCGTCGTCTATCCAATCCAACATCAGAAACTCCGTTAGAGCTTTCTCAGTCTCATCAATCAACATGGCCCCTCAAGT CTTCTTCAAGGTCTCTTGGTCTGGTCCCACCGGCTTTGATAGCCAGGGCCGCCCCAACAACGAGATCGCCG AGCAGGAGGGTACTATCAAGTTCAACCTCTACGACGAAGTtgtccccatcaccacccgtAACTTCCGTGAGCTCTGCACTGGCCAGAACGGCTTCGGCTACAAGGGCTCTTCCTTCCACCGCATCATCCCCGACTTCATGCTCCAGGGTGGTGACTTCACCCGTGGCAACGGTACCGGTGGCAAGTCCATCTACGGCGAGAAGTTTGCCGACGAGAACTTCCAGATCAAGCACACCCGCCCTGGTCTCCTCTCCATGGCCAACGCCGGCCCCAACAC CAACGGCTCCCAgttcttcatcaccaccgtgAAGACCTCTTGGCTCGATGGCCGCCACGTCGTCTTCGGTGAGGTTGCCGATGATGAGTCCATGCGCGTCGTCAAGCTCCTTGAGGCtaccggctccggctccggtgCCATCAAGCCTGGTCTCAAGAAGCCCACCATTGAGGACTCCGGTGAGATCAACTAA
- the ENT3 gene encoding Epsin-3, clathrin recruitment and traffic between the Golgi and endosome (COG:F; EggNog:ENOG503NTVR; BUSCO:EOG09263WB5), whose amino-acid sequence MDLNSLRQTVTNLTLYDVKAGVRKVQNAVMNFTEMEAKVREATNNEPWGASSTQMQEIADGTFNYQTLNEIMPMIYRRFTEKSAEEWRQIYKALQLLEYLIKHGSERVIDDARSHITLLKMLRQFHFIDQNGKDQGVNVRHRAKELAELLGDVDRIRSERKKARAIKGKFVGMQGGSGMGSSSRYGGFGSNSDGYSGGGGGGSSSTYGGDARGVYGDGGGFGGQQSSDFGRTQARGEQFEEYDEFDGDERPAGGASSSSTPRVKRDTSERAGVKKTTEPAKKKAPEVDLFSFDEPATTSTPSLADAPAASSAALTNDDDDDFDDFQSAVPAVAAAPATQFAAPQPVSAPQQANLSGMVAMSSISPPPSSTATPSGNFSAFSTPLSATTLSPAAKPAGFQASTPNYFSSVQAASPAAPVTKPAAAPASFGGLKPVTSGSKPAAPAAGGDAFGSLWSQASVGLKKSTPTGPGPTIGQLAKEKSSAGIWGAASSSSPAAAKPAGSKPLGNGLDDLLG is encoded by the exons ATGGATTTGAACAGTCTCCGGCAGACCGTCACCAACCTGACACTTTACGATGTCAAGGCCGGTGTGCGCAAGGTCCAGAATG CCGTCATGAACTTCACCGAGATGGAGGCCAAGGTGCGCGAGGCCACAAATAATGAACCTTGGGGCGCATCCTCAACTCAGATGCAGGAGATTGCGGATGGCACTTTCAACTA CCAAACCCTGAACGAGATTATGCCCATGATCTATCGCCGCTTTACCGAAAAGTCCGCCGAAGAGTGGCGCCAGATCTACAAGGCCCTCCAACTTCTCGAGTACCTGATCAAGCACGGCTCCGAACGCGTTATCGACGATGCTCGCTCCCACATTACTCTGCTCAAAATGCTTCGCCAGTTTCACTTCATTGACCAAAACGGCAAAGACCAGGGTGTTAACGTTCGCCATCGCGCCAAGGAACTTGCTGAGCTtcttggggatgttgacAGGATCCGGTCGGAGCGCAAGAAGGCACGTGCGATCAAGGGCAAGTTTGTAGGCATGCAGGGTGGCTCTGGAATGGGAAGCAGCAGTCGATATGGTGGCTTTGGGAGCAACTCGGACGGGTACAgtgggggcggcggtggtggcagcagctCGACttatggtggtgatgctAGAGGTGTGTacggggacggtggaggcTTCGGCGGACAACAAAGCAGCGATTTTGGTCGAACACAAGCACGCGGGGAACAGTTTGAGGAGTATGACGagtttgatggggatgaaCGGCCAGCTGGTGGTGCTTCGTCTTCAAGCACCCCAAGGGTGAAGCGAGACACATCCGAAAGAGCCGGTGTTAAGAAGACCACTGAaccggcgaagaagaaggccccTGAGGTCGATCTGTTTTCGTTCGACGAGCCCGCCACAACCTCTACCCCTTCTCTGGCTGATGCCCCGGCTGCTTCGAGCGCTGCACTCACcaatgatgacgacgacgacttcGACGATTTCCAATCGGCAGTgccggctgttgctgctgcccctgcGACCCAGTTCGCCGCTCCCCAGCCTGTCTCTGCCCCCCAACAAGCCAATCTGAGCGGCATGGTCGCCATGTCGTCTATCTCTCCGCCGCCAAGCTCAACCGCCACGCCCTCCGGCAACTTTTCGGCCTTCTCAACGCCTTTGTCTGCGACTACTCTCTCTCCTGCTGCGAAGCCAGCAGGGTTCCAAGCCTCTACACCAAACTACTTTTCTTCGGTTCAGGCGGcatctccagcagcacctGTGACaaagcctgctgctgcccctgccTCCTTCGGCGGGCTGAAGCCAGTCACCAGTGGCTCCAAGCCAGCAGCACCCGCAGCTGGAGGCGACGCTTTCGGTTCTCTCTGGTCTCAAGCCAGTGTAGGCCTCAAGAAGAGTACCCCCACTGGGCCTGGGCCGACAATTGGACAGCTCGCGAAGGAGAAAAGCAGTGCTGGCATCTGGGGTGCGGCcagctcttcttctcccgctGCTGCTAAGCCGGCGGGTAGCAAGCCGCTTGGCAATGGTCTTGATGATTTGCTGGGCTGA
- a CDS encoding uncharacterized protein (EggNog:ENOG503PP9K): protein MDTRSLRPQGFLGYFFLVVRILSIVALGLVVGFTVNFIVAFNKAGLGLPPTIVALVALTSTALLYTLVTITSFSRRFVPYIATIVLDFVLLIPAVTVTVLLAQPVTKRSCAAMAPSTTFTITVPPNTSFGQTTFPSNTNGKEACYRVFAIWISLIVLSAMFILSTLSSLLLQLRERKLQRQEYDFNENSSDPLNRPGTDFFTQRPITIISNPSRDYSTGRKPKNKWDSFGDWDRDLDEKKSQWRPASQRIDSWNTASSTTLPYKTKDEIPRSNTREYRPRNNRLDSPTLPNRPSDLAKAYRAYRTTGATPTSPSTRPRSRQRGLPGNPQ from the exons ATGGACACCAGATCGCTACGGCCTCAGGGCTTTCTCGGTTACTTCTTTCTCGTTGTGCGGATTCTGTCGATAGTTGCTTTGGGGCTTGTTGTAGGGTTCACGGTCAACTTCATAGTTGCTTTCAACAAAGCAGGACTTGGGCTGCCGCCAACAATTGTGGCATTAGTGGCTTTG ACCAGCACAGCACTACTCTACACCCTAGTCACTATTACGAGCTTCAGTCGGCGATTCGTCCCATATATCGCCACTATAGTTCTGGATTTCGTCCTTCTTATTCCAGCTGTAACTGTCACAGTACTCCTGGCCCAGCCCGTGACCAAAAGGTCATGCGCTGCCATGGCTCCTTCAACCACCTTCACAATTACTGTGCCACCCAATACCTCATTTGGCCAAACAACATTcccatccaacaccaacgggAAAGAGGCCTGCTACCGGGTATTCGCCATCTGGATCTCCCTCATCGTCCTTTCTGCCATGTTCATCCTCAGCACGCTTTCCTCCCTCCTACTCCAACTGCGCGAGCGCAAGCTTCAACGACAGGAATATGACTTTAACGAAAATTCGTCCGACCCTCTCAACCGCCCCGGCACCGATTTCTTCACCCAACgtcccatcaccatcatctccaacccctctAGAGATTATTCCACCGGCCGCAAGCCAAAAAACAAATGGGACAGCTTCGGCGACTGGGATCGCGACCTCGACGAGAAAAAGTCCCAATGGCGCCCAGCAAGTCAAAGAATCGACAGCTGGAACaccgccagcagcaccacccttCCATACAAAACTAAAGACGAAATCCCCCGCTCCAACACAAGGGAATACCGCCCCCGCAACAACCGTCTCGACTCCCCtaccctccccaaccgcccCTCCGACCTCGCCAAAGCCTACCGTGCCTACCGCACCACCGGAGCGactcccacctctccctccacccgcCCCCGCTCACGACAGCGAGGTCTACCAGGTAACCCCCAGTAG
- a CDS encoding uncharacterized protein (EggNog:ENOG503P0WT; COG:S), translated as MTTRTRSSEGCWTCRLRRKKCDETRPVCEGCSTLGIDCLYSEEKPQWMDGGDWQKARGEWVKQEIKRVAAQRREKRYMKDLEAGVGEIGLDMGRVEVGVITTGTLQLLSGVSVGDGDGGDTVGGVTILPDGEKGSGMGVETDNIPTGATSTDTTAIVTPCSSSSPSPSNIPSRHQQTDSADPDREDHTGIPASERDAHRTMFYLDYVFPFLFPFYRPTLLDFGRGWLLVLLQRNQALFHVAQTMAGYFYGIILSSEDNKEDVPELCKSHNFDAIQREQELGLQWLRRAIQGVVDKGVEGHLKEASEVVACIVQLLTSEVAVGNGWNWRVHLDAAAQLWGETWRFHGMGRVNVGGEEGEREVVCFMMLLLQLGTNPKSFTPMGQPWGTGQATLRFFSAQLLFLDVVGSTALGEGPRLQRWHAHLLDTIGREELERIVGVKVKEKEMDLPHLKLVEFIGLENWAVVAVGQVAALNGYKKERKRMGALSVTELVERARVIQRRIRDGLAGLGEPEVKHACPSSGPVPKDHPLLHFTAQGMISPQSMHSTAVHTRIWAQATLTYLQVVISGWQPASQEIHHSVTETLNLMLYCVPAPACLRVLVWPFTVTGCLAAPEQEQIFRDMVAAMGCLRNFGTIKEGLAIMEHVWANRAQIEQNADQWDIAACLSCLGQPSLLI; from the coding sequence atGACCACCCGAACGAGATCCTCCGAGGGGTGTTGGACCTGCCGACTCCGCCGCAAAAAGTGCGACGAAACCAGGCCGGTGTGCGAGGGCTGCAGCACGCTGGGGATCGACTGCTTGTACAGCGAGGAAAAGCCCCAGTGGATGGACGGCGGGGATTGGCAAAAGGCAAGAGGAGAGTGGGTGAAGCAGGAGATCAAGAGGGTTGCTGCccagaggagggagaagaggtaCATGAAGGATTTGGAGGCCGGTGTTGGGGAGATAGGGTTGGATATGGGaagggttgaggttggcgtCATCACGACGGGGACACTGCAGCTACTATCTGGTGTtagtgttggtgatggtgatggtggcgacACTGTTGGGGGGGTGACAATACTACCAGATGGCGAGAAGGGTAGCGGGATGGGCGTTGAAACTGACAATATCCCAACCGGCGCCACATCAaccgacaccaccgccattgTGACACCTTGCTCCTCCTCTAGTCCCTCGCCTTCAAATATCCCGTCccgtcatcaacaaactGACAGCGCTGACCCAGACAGAGAAGACCACACCGGCATCCCCGCCTCCGAGCGCGACGCCCACAGAACAATGTTCTACCTCGACTAcgtcttccccttcctcttccctttcTACCGCCCTACCCTCCTCGACTTTGGGCGCGGCTGGTTGCTCGTCCTGCTACAGCGCAACCAAGCCCTCTTCCACGTCGCGCAGACAATGGCGGGGTACTTTTACGGtatcatcctctccagcgAAGACAACAAAGAAGACGTCCCCGAGCTGTGCAAGAGCCATAATTTTGACGCCATCCAACGGGAGCAGGAGTTGGGGCTGCAGTGGTTAAGAAGGGCGATTCAGGGGGTCGTCGACAAAGGTGTGGAAGGGCATCTCAAAGAGGCGAGCGAGGTGGTGGCCTGTATTGTTCAGCTACTGACGAGCGAGGTCGCGGTGGGGAATGGATGGAATTGGAGGGTGCATCTTGATGCGGCGGCGCAGTTGTGGGGTGAGACGTGGAGGTTtcatgggatgggaagggttaatgtgggaggggaggagggagagagggaggtggtgtgtTTTATGATGTTGCTTTTACAGCTGGGCACGAATCCAAAGAGCTTTACCCCGATGGGGCAGCCCTGGGGCACGGGGCAGGCTACGTTGCGGTTTTTTAGCGCGCAGTTGTTATTTTTGGATGTGGTGGGGAGTACGGCTTTGGGTGAGGGGCCGAGGTTGCAGAGGTGGCATGCGCATTTGTTGGATACTAtcgggagggaggagttggaacgGATTGtgggggtgaaggtgaaggagaaggagatggactTGCCGCATTTGAAGTTGGTGGAGTTTATTGGGTTGGAGAATTGGgctgtggtggctgttgggcAGGTTGCTGCGCTGAATGGGTataagaaggagaggaagaggatgggggcgTTGTCGGTGACGGAGTTGGTCGAACGGGCGAGGGTGATTCAGAGGAGGATTCGGGATGGGTTGGCGGGATTGGGAGAGCCGGAGGTTAAACATGCTTGCCCATCCAGCGGGCCTGTACCGAAAGACCATCCACTGTTGCACTTCACGGCACAGGGCATGATTTCACCTCAATCTATGCACAGTACTGCTGTACATACGAGAATCTGGGCTCAAGCAACGTTGACATATCTCCAAGTGGTCATTTCTGGGTGGCAACCAGCAAGTCAGGAGATACACCACTCGGTCACAGAGACTCTTAATCTGATGCTTTATTGCGTTCCAGCACCAGCCTGTCTCAGAGTATTGGTTTGGCCATTCACTGTTACCGGATGTCTGGCTGCTCCAGAACAGGAGCAAATATTCCGGGATATGGTCGCCGCCATGGGGTGCTTGAGGAATTTTGGCACCATCAAAGAGGGACTGGCCATCATGGAGCACGTATGGGCAAACCGGGCCCAGATCGAGCAAAATGCAGACCAGTGGGATATCGCCGCATGTTTGAGTTGTCTGGGTCAGCCTTCGCTCCTGATCTGA
- a CDS encoding uncharacterized protein (COG:S; EggNog:ENOG503Q3XV), with protein MARLWVPSYDCILLVISSKMASPRVTLFLSIPFMIIGFLLSRSPSMMTSVSPSKPWADGPMKLITTPQFQTKKTDIFTSGATHMALLHNSILRGYNSIYHQAPLLLDQDKADFIGYALAWYRFVKSHHDDEEASLFTKVEELLQDKTVFEETHHEHESFLAGLAEFEKYLSGLQSPTDFSADELLQIMSTFQEPFEKHFHSEISTIAKFSEHPNAPKEGTPENTAAAATFKAWGKSTVTKAGMTDVVPFFLLNLDRTVEDGMWAHWPPMPAPIKWGLINIAGAFHSGWWKFASCDANGQPQELWAYRAAAIKAQKEEQARA; from the exons ATGGCTAGACTTTGGGTTCCATCGTACGACTGCATATTGCTtgtcatctcctccaaaatGGCGAGCCCAAGAGTAACTCTGTTTCTCTCTATTCCGTTCATGATTATTGGCTTTCTGCTGAGCCGCTCACCGTCCATGATGACCTCTGtttccccctccaaaccttGGGCTGATGGGCCCATGAAGCTCATCACTACGCCCCAGTTCCAGACAAAGAAGACTGATATCTTCACATCGGGAGCCACCCATATGGCTTTGCTCCACAACTCCATCCTCCGCGGCTACAATTCCATCTACCACCAGGCTCCACTGCTGCTCGACCAGGACAAGGCCGACTTCATTGGCTATGCCCTCGCTTGGTATCGCTTCGTGAAGTCACACcacgatgacgaagaggCATCTCTCTTcaccaaggtggaggagctgcttcAGGACAAGACGGTGTTTGAGGAGACTCATCATGAGCACG AATCTTTCCTTGCCGGCCTAGCTGAGTTTGAGAAGTACCTCTCCGGCCTCCAATCTCCCACCGACTTCTCTGCCGACGAGCTTTTGCAAATCATGAGCACGTTCCAAGAGCCTTTCGAGAAACATTTCCACAGCGAGATATCCACCATTGCCAAGTTCTCCGAGCACCCCAATGCGCCGAAGGAGGGCACCCCCGAGAACACTGCCGCCGCGGCTACATTCAAGGCGTGGGGCAAGAGCACTGTTACCAAGGCCGGCATGACGGATGTCGtgcccttcttcctcctcaacttggACCGTACGGTCGAGGATGGGATGTGGGCCCACTGGCCTCCCATGCCGGCACCGATCAAATGGGGCTTGATCAACATCGCGGGGGCTTTCCACTCGGGTTGGTGGAAGTTTGCGTCTTGTGATGCGAATGGTCAACCGCAAGAGCTGTGGGCTTATCGTGCTGCGGCCATCAAGGCacaaaaggaggagcaggccaGGGCTTAG